The following proteins come from a genomic window of Sorghum bicolor cultivar BTx623 chromosome 3, Sorghum_bicolor_NCBIv3, whole genome shotgun sequence:
- the LOC8058237 gene encoding probable receptor-like protein kinase At5g20050 yields MAPVIVMLVCNLIALLVYCIWKISALVQACLRRLRARGKAPAAAADPEAPLATMLKPEVAASTAPVQVQQTTFHIEDLPRKFSYDEIRAVTGDFGTVVGRGGSAEVFRGLLDDGTAVAVKRITSYKPVGEEEFLREISIVANVHQRSLVRLLGYCLVQGVPVPVPGTTRGQYLVYPFFENGSLDWWLFNGEDRRRLLPWPTRRRIAADVARALAYLHHECHRQILHLDIKPANILLDGGFRAHVSDFGISMSIAQDLTSVDTCGRGTPGYMAPEIWFSSLSTKSDVYSYGMTLLEIVGGRRGYEQARRDPSETPDFFARVVREKMARGELMELVDATMAPVDEGEVEALVRVALCCVQHQRELRPSMLTVVEMLEGRIAADLPPESRPSPGAKFT; encoded by the coding sequence ATGGCTCCAGTAattgtcatgctcgtctgcaatctcATAGCTCTACTGGTATACTGCATCTGGAAGATCAGTGCGCTAGTGCAGGCTTGTCTCCGGCGCCTTCGTGCCCGCGGCAAAgctccagctgctgctgctgatccaGAGGCGCCACTTGCAACGATGCTGAAGCCAGAAGTAGCCGCCTCTACTGCTCCCGTGCAGGTGCAGCAGACCACGTTCCACATCGAGGACCTGCCGCGGAAGTTCTCCTACGACGAGATCCGAGCCGTCACCGGAGACTTCGGAACCGTAGTGGGGCGCGGCGGCTCCGCCGAAGTCTTCCGAGGCCTCCTCGACGACGGCACGGCGGTCGCCGTCAAGCGGATCACCAGCTACAAGCCTGTCGGCGAGGAAGAGTTCTTGAGAGAGATCTCCATCGTCGCCAACGTGCACCAGCGCAGCCTGGTGCGCCTACTGGGATACTGCCTCGTGCAAggggtgccggtgccggtgccgggcACCACCCGCGGCCAGTACCTTGTGTACCCGTTCTTCGAGAACGGGTCACTGGACTGGTGGCTGTTCAACGGCGAGGACAGGCGGCGCCTCCTGCCGTGGCCGACGCGGCGCCGCATCGCCGCCGACGTGGCCAGGGCGCTCGCGTACCTCCACCACGAGTGCCACCGGCAGATCCTGCACCTCGACATCAAGCCGGCCAACATCCTCCTCGACGGCGGCTTCCGCGCGCACGTGTCGGACTTCGGCATCTCCATGTCCATCGCGCAGGACCTCACCAGCGTCGACACCTGCGGGAGGGGCACGCCCGGGTACATGGCGCCGGAGATATGGTTCAGCTCGCTGTCCACCAAGTCCGACGTGTACAGCTACGGCATGACGCTCCTCGAGATCGTCGGCGGCCGCAGGGGCTACGAGCAGGCCAGAAGGGACCCGTCCGAGACTCCGGACTTCTTCGCGCGCGTCGTGCGGGAGAAGATGGCGCGAGGAGAGCTCATGGAGCTTGTGGACGCGACCATGGCGCCCGTGGACGAGGGGGAGGTGGAGGCGCTGGTAAGGGTGGCGCTCTGCTGCGTCCAGCACCAGCGGGAGCTGAGGCCCAGCATGCTAACTGTTGTGGAAATGCTCGAGGGGCGTATTGCTGCCGATCTGCCGCCGGAGAGCCGTCCGTCGCCCGGCGCGAAATTTACGTAG